The following DNA comes from Amycolatopsis solani.
GGCCAGCCAGACGAACAGGACCAGCGAGACGGCGCCGCCGAACACGCTGACCATCGAGCCGAGCAGCGTGTGGCCCCAGTAGTAGCCGTCGTCGGTGCCGAACTCGTGGACGAGACCGACGATCGTGAGAATGCGCAGCTGGTTCACCAGCACGACGACGAGCGCGGAAATGCCGAGCGAAAAGAAGAGCCGCTTCGCATTCGCGGGCCGGAAGTACAGCATGATCATGGTCACAACGAGCAGTGGCAGCAAAAGGAACGCCGACGAACATTCCGGCGTCATTCTCAACCCGAACGGAGTAGCGCTCGTCAACCCAAAGTAAACGGACTCGCGATCGGGGGCCACATAAACACCCGATGTAGTGATCACGTCGAGGATCGCGCCGGCGAACCGCACTTCCAGTTCGCGGTAGAACCGCTCGGCCAGCACCACGACGGCACCCGCGGCCGCCAGCGCGCTCAGCGCCATGACCAGCGGAAACCGTGCCATTCCTGCGTTCGGAGCGCTCGC
Coding sequences within:
- the xrtP gene encoding exosortase P, translating into MALSALAAAGAVVVLAERFYRELEVRFAGAILDVITTSGVYVAPDRESVYFGLTSATPFGLRMTPECSSAFLLLPLLVVTMIMLYFRPANAKRLFFSLGISALVVVLVNQLRILTIVGLVHEFGTDDGYYWGHTLLGSMVSVFGGAVSLVLFVWLATRKKKA